The genomic stretch gaaactcaaaattttctggtataataaaatcaatctcactaacagaaattaaagaataagagtcaggaaaatattgatcaagaaatggaggagatgtcaccgcatttggagattgttcactggattcattcacttgaaccatttgatgttggggtctcaattcttgcgcttcaactttcttttcaactgcatctttagattcttcttcttgagacccTTGCAATACCATGTCCTTTGTcagaataattgcactctcatcttcctcatggtcgataatagtcgGTGAGGACAATTCTTCATAAACTGGAGAAATCAATTCGCTCGTTTTAAATGCCCATTCAAGCCTTGCTTCTTTCATCTCTTCACTCATTTTTTGTacctcctgttgaatttgatatatgttagtagctattaattcaaccatttcttcaagagacatacctgacatggatgacggttcttgagactctagctgttgaaaatctagtggccctgttgtataattataactggagttatcccaccatccttgatcatacccgtttggattagggttatatcacgtttgagaccatggtgaaaaatctccataattattgagtgggacactcagattatcttgatattcggggcacatactggttgaatgatccctggcataacaaattttacaggttgcagcagccattctttctctaatagagtttactGCCTCTTtatatgcaaacttagcaaaaaaactagtctcatcgccttccccggaaacaaaatccagtctatcaccaaaatacggagtgttagaagccataaactataataaaaaaaataagagaaaaataaataaaaaataaaaacaagatgaactcaaaaagaaacaaattaatctgacactagtccccggcaacggcgccaaaaattgacaggcgtcaaacctgtgcaataataaatacctgcttaaataaaatacaaattctgtatatagcggtaagcagggtcgaatccacagggactggggataatttaatttcttctcaagttccagatatggggggttttgaaaatgatagtaactaaattacttggaataaataaattaaaataaaataactacaactcaaataactaattatcacaacaaaaataataatggacgaactctagccaagagacaacttcggagatggttcacttaattcgatcacagatgcaaggattattccagttactatctgataaattagttatagttgtcatacacgcgataaacaaccaactcttcctcaatttgtcgatagccaaggtacgaccgttgactatttctctaatcaggaaataaccctaggtacgaccatagaagttcaattccctaattgcatgaataattagaagagcctaattctaaccaatcaacatgctacgagggtctctttaagttagcctgtctatctccctgacacaaacccaatcatgccagttgccaccagtttagaataattaaacaattacggatttaactaccctaattggcttcaggttattgaattaatctagaatccgggccctggataatcgaataataaaacaaccatatgaacataaagcagaagatagacaaataccagtgaataatgaaaataaataaaaactaattcgatctcacaaatttagtagaaccaaatccttcgttgttcttgactagacaaacttagccacgcctcacgagaaaatcttcaagtaattccactgaggtccaggccatcaaaaaaaccaagaaagaaaagaaaactaaactaGGCTAAAAAGCtctaaactaaaactattgattgattGATAAAAGTTCTCTGTACGTTTccccctttttaaagccaaaaggaagtctaatgctatctctagtggtccccacaccaaattcaaagtcttgtacgtttcttttcctagagtccagatgactcatgcttcttatctgtggtccccgcacatgtggacaaagcctcccaagtacttgttgttccaagtctctctacgttgctttctttgaaaagtccaaatgactaaatgccttgcactagcttgtggtccccaccaactCAAGGACCTAAaggttgaagcccttagaagtctgcatttttccatacaagtccctcctttttggtaattttctgcttcactcctgaaattgattccaaataccaaatatgagtaaatatcagcaattaacacaatatttgtcagggatagaaggggaaatcaataataaatttactaacaaattataccctatcatcTTGTCGTTTTAGTTATCATTGCGTTAAGCTTGAAGGagaattgtaccgagtcctggcgagaattgggcagccgtcccgccgataccctttggttcacattagggagaagtgggggcgtcacactatAAGAGCAAAATTAAGTAGTTTCTACTCAAAATAAAGCTCAAAATAACGTGGTTATCTAGCAACTTATGCATTTAAATGTACTATGATTTATACCCTATCAAATTCTCCCGCACTTAGTCTGTGCTTGTtctcaagtacaagaataaaACGAATTAAATACAAATAATGGCTATATTCAAGGTTATCATTACTAAAGCAACCATTCTATGCAAGTGTCGAAGTACTAATAGTAAAAACTAAAGAGACACTTCTTCGGTTAGCTTTTAACACCATCGACCCTTTCAAGTCCAGCTAACTAAATTaggaataaaaatatttaacaAGCATTTCCTTGCAAATGGCCCAAGTATtaagcaaaatattaaacttttaGCCACATGGATCCACATGCCAATCTTATTATCCacatatttttgtttctttcttttcatatttttctctttatttttcttcaaattctcCCACACTTAAGCTTTTTCACATTTTAACAAAGGGAATACACTTAATTATTAGCCGTTTAAGCCTTTTGATGCGAATTCCAACATCTCCCAAATGGAAGAGCCTGGTTACTTAGCTTCCACCGCTAAAGAATCACATACTCATAACAATCATCACTTTTTGATGTAAAAGCCAACACTTTTAGGCGAAAATTCCCGGTTATTGGGCAACGACAACCAACGGAGTGCAGCCAAATTAATAAAACAAGCAtttaaatacaaataagaaCACAAAAATCTGCTTCATATCCCAATAATATGGAGAACAAAGATTAATAATTAGGCCAAATTCAGAAgaaaaatgctagaaaaatatttacaatacctAGAAAAATtagccaaaaattgaaaaggtcTCAAACtttcaaatattcaccaaagaagTACTCTAAAGCAACACCATGTAACACTTAATAATTCATACACATATCACtttaacaataataatactCAAAATATAAGCCATTGCCTATCAGGGAATCAATaataaaactttgaaaaattttagcccaaaattttaaaaatttcacttcACCCATTTATTCCTTCCCCCACATTTAAGACAACATTATCCTCAATGTTGGggataaaataaagaaataataacaagaaaagaaatgaaagtgaaactTCCCTGATAACGAATGGAGTGCCAAAGACCAAATGGGGTGAGAGAAATTACTAATTACCATCCAATAGTCAAGCTCAGGAAGCATCCTACCAACCTAtgaaaagacaagaaaacactACAAATAAGAGTTAAATACACCACCAAATAACTCAAACTAGAAAGCAATAAAATTTTAAGGAAATAAACACCGCCATTAAtgttaaacaaaagaaaaatattaaataaaattaaaaagaaaatcggGTTGCCTCCCGAGAAGCGATAAGTTTAACTTCTTCAGCCAGATAGGGTCACATATGATTGTGGTGGATAAAATGGTTCGGATGATTTCACAGTTTCCTTAGCATGTGCTTGCAATTTTGCATAATTTTTTCGCATCTCCATTGCACTTTCAAACGATTGAAGAAGAATATGTACGATAATTTTGCAAGGGGATGACCTCTACATCCTGCTCTAATACATATTTTTCACTATACAAATCGTTAGAAGTAGTAATATAGGAACAAAACTCCTCGTACGAAGGCTATTTTAAGAGTTCAAAGACAttaaatttttctttctctttaccAATACTTAAAatcaattttccttcaagtaAGTCTATATTAGcctcttccatagctaaaacCTCTCTACCGAGGATAATTGGCATACAAATATCCTCCTCCATGTCAAGAACAAGAAGATCAGtaggaaaataaaatttaccAACTTTAACTAATAGATCGTCAACAATACCAATAGGATAACACACTGAACGATCAGCCAGTTGTAGAATCACTTGAATAGGCCCCAAATTGGCAAACTTTAATTTCCTGAAAAATGATAGAGATATCAAATTAACACTATATCCATGGTCACACAAACATTTATCAACAATAATATGTTCAAATTGACAAGGTACATTAAAACTCTCTGGATCTTTCATCTTGATAGGAAAACCATTTTGTAGCATTGCACTGCATTCCTCAGTAAGAGACACCTCTACAAAGTCTTCTAACTTCTTTTTATTAGACACTAtttctttcaagaactttacaCAAGCAGGTATATTAgcaagaatttaaaaaaaaaaaacatgttcaCTTGAAGTTTCTTGAGCAACTCCACAAACTTTTGATATTGCTCGTCAATTGCCTTTTTCTTAAGCCTTCGGAGAAAAGGGATGGGCGGCACATAAGCTTTCACCTCAAGCACCTTCATACGTTGATTATCTTCCCCTTGATTTTTTCACATGAACCATTCCCCGAATCCCCAGTTTCTTCACTTTTAATAGCAATTCCGCTCCTCCTATGCTTTGCACTTGGTTTAGTCTTGGATTTAATGACAAGATCATCCAATACTTTGCCTGAACGAAGAGTCACAGCCATAGTAGTTTCTTTTGGGTTCACCTCAGTGCTACTAGGCAATTTCCCTGGTGCCCTTTTAGTTACTACCTTTACTAGTTGACCAACTTGCCTTTTAAGATTTTGAATGGAGGCTTGttgagattgagcaagtttgtcAAACTGGTCCATCTTTTGGTCCACCTTTTGCATGTATTGTAGCATCATTTCTTCAAGGTTGGACTTTTTCTCCTACGCAGGTTGAAAAGGATATTGAGAAAGTTGCTGCAAATTTTGAAACCCAAGTGGTCCCATAGGTCTAATCCATAGATCCTTTCATGAAAAGTTAGGATGGTTTTTCCATCCTTCATATATGTGGTGGAAAAAGGATCATTCCTTGGCTGCAACTTCTGCCCCCCATGAAATTAACATCTTCTACCATGGAGAGAGGATCTCTATTATAGTAACTAGCACCAGAATACCTATACATGTGAGATTAAGCACATGATTCTTGAGATTGAGCTACCCGTTTTAAGAGTTATTGCATTTGATGACTCAATTCAACTACCTGCCCAAATCCCATGGCACATTCACTTCATGCACTCCTACTCTCTTATCCCGAATTGGTTTTTGTTA from Coffea eugenioides isolate CCC68of unplaced genomic scaffold, Ceug_1.0 ScVebR1_2873;HRSCAF=3985, whole genome shotgun sequence encodes the following:
- the LOC113757260 gene encoding uncharacterized protein LOC113757260, coding for MVDIAAGRYIGDKTLEEFEKKSNLEEMMLQYMQKVDQKMDQFDKLAQSQQASIQNLKRQVGQLVKVVTKRAPGKLPSSTEVNPKETTMAVTLRSGKVLDDLVIKSKTKPSAKHRRSGIAIKSEETGDSGNGSCEKIKGKIINFLKEIVSNKKKLEDFVEVSLTEECSAMLQNGFPIKMKDPESFNVPCQFEHIIVDKCLCDHGYSVNLISLSFFRKLKFANLGPIQVILQLADRSVCYPIGIVDDLLVKVGKFYFPTDLLVLDMEEDICMPIILGREVLAMEEANIDLLEGKLILSIGKEKEKFNVFELLK